The Citrifermentans bemidjiense Bem genome window below encodes:
- a CDS encoding prephenate dehydrogenase, whose product MVVFNRMAVIGVGLIGGSLARILREKGAVKEVVGIGRGEENLKRGVELGVLDRYTTDAREGVAGADLVFVATPVCSIPKVVAEIAPFLAPGCIVTDGGSVKEFVVEACEPLMPEGTFFVGGHPIAGTEHSGVEASFSTLYQGKRCIVTPTAKTNAAALDKVVELWKIAGSSVPLMDPVQHDRVVAAISHLPHMVAYSLVNAVDGYDRFGGDLLSFSAGGFRDFTRIASSDPVMWRDIALTNRDAILEMMDFFSGYLETLRGLVAEGDGEGLRSFFLNSKEKRDAIL is encoded by the coding sequence ATGGTGGTATTCAATCGGATGGCCGTGATCGGCGTCGGACTGATCGGGGGCTCGCTTGCCCGCATACTGCGCGAGAAGGGTGCGGTAAAGGAAGTGGTCGGGATCGGCCGCGGCGAGGAGAACCTGAAGCGCGGCGTCGAATTGGGGGTCCTGGACCGCTACACCACCGATGCCAGGGAAGGCGTTGCCGGAGCCGATCTGGTCTTCGTGGCGACGCCGGTCTGTTCCATCCCCAAGGTGGTGGCCGAGATCGCACCGTTTTTGGCGCCGGGCTGCATCGTGACCGACGGCGGGAGCGTGAAGGAATTCGTGGTCGAGGCGTGCGAACCGCTCATGCCCGAAGGGACCTTCTTCGTCGGGGGACACCCGATTGCCGGGACCGAGCACTCCGGGGTCGAGGCATCCTTCTCGACGCTGTACCAGGGGAAGCGCTGCATCGTAACGCCGACCGCCAAGACCAATGCCGCGGCGCTGGATAAGGTGGTGGAACTCTGGAAGATAGCCGGCTCCTCGGTACCGCTCATGGACCCGGTCCAGCACGACCGCGTCGTCGCCGCGATCTCGCACCTGCCGCACATGGTTGCCTATTCGCTGGTCAACGCCGTCGACGGTTACGACCGTTTCGGCGGGGATCTTTTATCCTTCTCCGCCGGCGGTTTCCGGGACTTCACCCGCATCGCCTCGTCCGACCCCGTCATGTGGCGCGACATTGCGCTCACCAACCGCGACGCCATCCTGGAGATGATGGATTTCTTCTCCGGGTACCTGGAAACGCTGCGCGGTCTGGTCGCGGAAGGTGACGGCGAAGGGCTCCGCAGCTTCTTCCTGAACTCGAAAGAAAAGCGCGACGCCATTTTGTAG
- the pheA gene encoding prephenate dehydratase, with translation MKEKQTLEKLRQEIDTVDDHILDLLNQRAKLVMEVGAVKAKSHSDFHVPSREREIYERLTAQNPGPFPSDAVRGVFREIISASLALEKPLNVAFLGPSATFSHLAAMQHFGLSASLSPERSIPAVFEAVEKGEAYYGVVPVENTTEGMISHTLDMFMESELKINAEVLLEVSHFLLSRTGRFEDIKKVYSHPQPLAQCRKWLAENLPNVPLVDVASTTLAAQIVSEDYTAAAIASEYASSIYNLKVVKARIEDQVNNFTRFLVIGRKMADKSGDDKTSLMFSVRDEPGILHRMLEPFAQRGINLSKIESRPLKRKAWEYIFYLDLSGHISDLEVADAVKELSVCCQFVKVLGSYPRARS, from the coding sequence TTGAAAGAAAAGCAGACCCTGGAAAAACTCCGTCAGGAAATAGATACCGTCGACGACCATATCCTCGACCTTTTGAACCAGCGGGCCAAGCTGGTGATGGAGGTCGGCGCGGTCAAGGCCAAAAGCCACAGCGATTTCCACGTCCCCAGCCGGGAGAGGGAGATCTACGAACGCCTCACCGCGCAGAACCCGGGCCCCTTCCCGTCGGACGCTGTGCGCGGCGTATTCCGCGAGATCATCTCGGCTTCGCTCGCGCTGGAAAAACCCCTGAACGTCGCCTTCCTCGGACCGAGCGCCACCTTCAGCCACCTGGCTGCCATGCAGCACTTCGGCCTTTCGGCCTCGCTTTCCCCGGAGCGCTCCATCCCCGCCGTCTTCGAGGCGGTGGAGAAGGGTGAGGCATACTACGGCGTGGTGCCGGTGGAAAACACCACCGAGGGGATGATCTCCCACACGCTGGACATGTTCATGGAGAGCGAGCTGAAGATCAACGCCGAGGTGCTCCTGGAGGTTTCCCACTTCCTCCTTTCCCGCACCGGGCGCTTCGAGGACATCAAAAAGGTCTACTCGCACCCGCAGCCCTTGGCCCAGTGCCGCAAGTGGCTCGCCGAGAACCTCCCCAACGTGCCGCTGGTCGACGTCGCCTCCACCACGCTCGCGGCGCAGATCGTGTCCGAAGACTACACCGCCGCGGCCATCGCCAGCGAATACGCTTCCTCCATCTACAACCTCAAGGTGGTCAAGGCCCGCATCGAGGACCAGGTCAACAACTTCACCCGCTTTTTGGTCATCGGCCGCAAGATGGCCGACAAAAGCGGAGACGACAAGACCTCGCTCATGTTCTCGGTTCGCGACGAGCCCGGCATCCTGCACCGGATGCTGGAGCCTTTCGCCCAGCGCGGCATCAACCTCTCCAAGATCGAATCCCGCCCCCTGAAGCGCAAGGCCTGGGAATACATCTTCTACCTCGACCTGTCCGGCCACATCTCCGATCTGGAAGTCGCCGATGCGGTCAAGGAACTTTCCGTCTGCTGTCAATTCGTCAAGGTGCTGGGCTCCTACCCCCGGGCGCGTTCATGA
- the aroA gene encoding 3-phosphoshikimate 1-carboxyvinyltransferase, which produces MQNYTVRPAKSVRGEISVPGDKSISHRSIMFGSIASGVTTVTGFLRGEDALATLEAFRAMGVQIDDDGETVTIQGRGLHGLSEPTDVLDCGNSGTSMRLLTGLLAGQNFFSVLSGDKYLRARPMKRVVGPLAQMGARISGRAGGEKAPLAIQGSKLKGIEYDSPVSSAQVKSAIMLAGLYAGGETVVREPHLSRDHSERMLRAFGAHVETFPGGVKVRGGAELTGRDIVVPGDISSAAFFLVAGLIVPGSDLLIRGVGVNPTRTGIIDVLKGMGGDLELINQRDESGEPVADIRVRHSKLTAMEISGDVVPRAIDEFPAICVAASLAQGTTVVRDAAELRVKETDRISAMADNLKRAGVSIVETPDGMEITGVSSLKGCAADSFGDHRIAMSMMVAGLVAQNETSVSDVECIATSFPGFVNLLEGVVQR; this is translated from the coding sequence ATGCAAAACTATACCGTTCGACCCGCCAAGTCGGTGCGCGGCGAAATCAGCGTCCCCGGCGACAAGTCCATATCGCACCGCTCCATCATGTTCGGCTCCATCGCCTCCGGCGTCACCACGGTGACCGGTTTCCTCCGTGGCGAGGACGCCCTGGCCACCCTCGAAGCCTTCCGGGCCATGGGAGTGCAGATCGATGACGACGGCGAGACGGTCACCATTCAGGGACGGGGGCTGCACGGACTGAGCGAGCCTACCGACGTCCTCGACTGCGGCAACTCCGGGACCTCGATGCGCCTTTTGACCGGCCTGCTTGCCGGGCAGAACTTCTTCTCTGTCCTCTCCGGAGACAAGTACCTGCGCGCCCGTCCCATGAAGCGCGTGGTTGGGCCTTTGGCCCAGATGGGCGCCCGCATCTCGGGGCGCGCCGGCGGCGAAAAGGCCCCCCTTGCCATCCAGGGCTCTAAACTGAAAGGGATCGAATACGACTCCCCCGTTTCCAGCGCACAGGTCAAGTCGGCCATCATGCTGGCAGGGCTTTACGCCGGAGGCGAAACGGTGGTGCGCGAGCCGCATCTCTCCCGCGACCATTCGGAGCGGATGCTGCGCGCTTTCGGCGCCCATGTCGAAACCTTCCCGGGCGGCGTCAAGGTGCGGGGCGGGGCGGAACTTACCGGACGCGACATCGTGGTGCCGGGCGACATCTCCTCGGCCGCCTTCTTCCTGGTCGCAGGGCTCATCGTCCCGGGTTCAGATCTCCTCATCCGCGGCGTCGGCGTCAACCCGACCCGTACCGGCATCATCGATGTGCTGAAGGGTATGGGGGGCGACCTGGAACTTATAAACCAGCGCGACGAATCGGGGGAGCCGGTCGCCGACATCCGGGTGCGCCACTCGAAACTCACCGCCATGGAGATCTCCGGAGACGTAGTGCCCCGCGCCATCGACGAGTTTCCCGCCATCTGCGTCGCCGCTTCGCTGGCACAAGGGACCACCGTGGTGCGCGACGCCGCGGAACTCCGCGTCAAAGAGACCGACCGCATCTCCGCCATGGCCGACAACCTGAAGCGCGCGGGGGTCAGCATCGTCGAGACCCCGGACGGCATGGAGATCACCGGCGTTTCCTCTTTAAAGGGATGCGCCGCCGACAGTTTCGGTGACCACCGGATCGCCATGTCCATGATGGTCGCCGGGCTCGTCGCCCAGAATGAGACCAGCGTTTCGGACGTCGAGTGCATCGCCACCTCGTTCCCCGGCTTCGTCAACCTCCTTGAGGGGGTG